TCCCTCCTCAGGCAGTTGAAGCACACCCCCATCCTCTGTGCCGCAACCTCACGACACACTGAAGGGTCAGCAGCCTCCTGACTTTGTTTCTGAAGTACATGGCCCTTCGCCAAGGCCGAGGGTTTCCCTGTTTGACATGCCAAATAATGATGGACCTCAAAAtcggctatagcgggctatttgtacataagaccatttagcggcaccctgTCGAAaaggctatagcggagctatagccggctatttaaaactatgcgtGCAACCTTTAATGTTTTCTTCACACGCAAATGTAGCATTTGTGAGTGGTGTCCATGATGTATGGACATGCTCTAAGAAAAATATGACACGACAAAAGTTTCACCTGATCAATTCTTACTGCTAGTGGAGTGATGATGCACACAAAATTCAAAAGATTATAGGTTGAACTCGCTGTGCCCGTACCCCTCGGGTCGCCCCCGTGGGCGAccagggggaaaccctagccgccagcacCCGTACTCCCCCGCATCTCCTTCATCCTCGCCACCGCCAGCGGCGCCGCTGGGCGAAGCCaggccggcaggggcggcggcggggctcccttCCCCTTCACGCGAATAGGCTGGCGCGGGACGGCCGTTCGAGAGGAGGCGCCGTACTTTTGCGGGGTGCGGCGGCGCTGCAGATGGATCCTGGCCGCGACATGCGCAGCGCGCCGGCGGTTGGGTTCGTGCTCGCGGCGTGGTGCGGCCGCTGGATCTGGTGGTCGCCTGCGCAGTTGGTCTCGGGTCAGATCCTTCTGGATCCGGTGCGTGATCGCCGTCAGGCGGCGCAGGATGGTGGCTTTCGTCGCTGACCAGGTCAGGTTTTCTTTGATCCGGCGCCTGAATGGATCTACACGGAGGTGTTGAGCCTTATGGTGCTTTTCTCTCTGGAGTTTTCGGGTCTTGGCTGCTGCCGGATCCAAAGCAGATGGAGATTGGTGGTACAGGAAGAGGACTGGAGGAAACTTTGGTCGGCTAGCTCGGCCCGGCATCAGCTATGGCTTTGACGTCGTTACCCATCTTGAAGGCGAAGTGGAGGTCCCTCCTATCCACCTCCGTCCTGTTCCCGGATGAAAGTCCAAAATCCGTCTTGGATTGGACGGCTGCGGCGCCCTTTGCGTCGTaacctccatggaggcgccgtcttgggaggctTGGGCATTCGGGGGAGTTGCTATGGGTGAAGGGCTTCGTGTGTCAGCTCCAGCAGCGGCAATGGTGTGGAGGTTGGCAGGAGGAGCGGCGTTCTAACCGCGTCAGATGCGTCTGGtaagagatgtcaagtcatgcatgTCTGACAGGTGCTATGCTGAGTCATGCctagtcggcaggtgctacgcacgacagatctttcaGTGTCCGCGTCGGGATGGACGAGCGCAGAGCGGTggagctgtctggcgtcgtggtggcgtcgacggtagctagaccatgcaaggtagatgcaacagtacagctctgaagatggtttggtggcaggtggctgcggcggcctcatacccggcaggcgtcctggttgaggagtgcgccggactggtaggtgccccatacctggcaggcgtcctggttgggacctcaggtcttagatgtttaggtttggctgcgatgtctgtttggtattaggtccAGACTATCAGCGCCTCTTCAtcgattggataggtgtagcgacagttgttgcttagaaagtggctttagtcttgctgttgtatgactttgtaaggtcttgtgagaataattaataaagtggccgtatgcatcgcccagatgcagaggccgggggtcatcctccttttctaaaaaaaagtggAGTGATGATGCTATGTGAAGTGCTCAAATgactatatctatatctatacctactattaaaaggaggtgatattcttggtttcatCCCGTTTTGTTTGGTCCCGCTTCAATTAATTTCGCGTACACTATTTGCTTTCGTTATTTGCCACCCGTTTTGGCCCAATGGAGGAAGCCCATCCTGGTGGCGCATTGTGGCCCAGGTCCGGAGAAAAATAAAATTGCCAGTGGGAGGGTTTGATCTCATAACCTGTCAACCGGCCACGCACAGTTTGTCCAACTGACCCAACTAAAGATATGAgtgtttttttctcccgttgcaacgcacggactttTTTGCTAGTTCAGTTTATAGGTTTGTTCCTGCTAACCAAATGTATTGTTTATGGATATTCATTTGATTAGTTCACGAGTAAATGTTGAAGTATGGATGTACAACACTAACATAGTCTTGTGCTCAGACTGAATCGTATTTGTTTTGTGTGATCTTTTCAGCACATGAAGCTCGATGAGCAAGAAGCACTATAATTGGAGGCCGATTTTTTTTATAGCAATGGTTGTTCAATGGTGATCATTTCAGTCCATTTCCAGTCTTGTTGGTCATGTACTAGAAATGACCCTATCATGCAATGTGTCACTGGATATGTATGTGTGTCTCTTGTGTATGCCCAGGATGCTCCATATTGACAAGTACTCAGATTGTGTGCATGGGATGTCCCTGTTTGACATGTACTCAAATATTTGTACAAGAGATGGCTCAGTTTGACATGTACTCAAATATTTACCCATATGTTTTTGCCTGGGATGGTCTAGCTTGACATGTACCCATATATTTGTGCCTGGGATGGTCTAGCTTGACATGTACTCAAATATTTGTGCCCAGGATGGTCTAGTTTGAAATGTAATTGAAAGGGATGGCTCAATTTTCTCAGCACACTAATATCTCTGATAGATATTGAGATACTTTTTGTATAATCAGTGATGCAGTAGAAGCTATGAGGATATGTGCACAGAGGAGGCATCAACGCTGTCAGGATTTGAAAAATACTCTTATTTATCAATGACAAAACGATGGGATACGAGAAAGGTGAGGTGGTTACTGTAAAAGTCGTTTTCATAAAATGTACATCATGTCACCTGGGATATCTCCACCTGGATCTGGGCCACTCATCTCCAATCCAATGTTCCATgttcctttttctatttttgcacCCAATGCCCAGATTCTATATACTAATCCCTCCCGTATATATGTGCCTATACGGTGATCACTGTGTAGGGATAAGGCCTAACTGCTCGTATAATGTCAATTATTTTAAGATAATATAAATGTTTGGACAAAAAACAACCTTTACAAGTTTTTAAAGGGGGTGCACGGAGGCAAATGTCTCGAATGTGTGTTGATAAAAAGATGACGAATAATCATTGATCAATTTCTTCTTTTCTGGCTCTTGCTTCTGTATATAACGCCATGGCCTTGTCCATGACCTTGGCATCCAATAGAAGCTGCGTTCTTTTCTTGCTGCAAGGATGAGTAGACATGTACTCTTTCAACGATGATGAATTCCCACCGACCTTTCCGAGCTTCTCGTAGACCTTAGGGGCAATGCGTGGATCAAAACCAGCGGAAGCGAGCAGCATGATTCCAATGTGATCCGCCTCTATCTCCATCCTACATAGGATATATAGGCAACATGTATCAATCATGCATGGAGACTTTTACGAGGAGAAATAGTTGTAAATCAGCATGAACGATATGATGTGAAACCGAGTATATACTTTCGTGAGAAAGGCAGGCTGAGGAGGTATTCGGTCAGCTTATCAATAAGGTCCGGCGCATCGATAAAGATGAGCAGGAAAACCGTGAGCATGAAAATCCACATGTGCTTGGTGAGCTTCTCTGCGGCGTGCCTTGCAATGGCGTGCGCAACCTACAAGCAAAATAAGGTCCGGCCGGCTGCTACGACTACGAGACGATACAAATAACCACCCAATATAATCTACCTGGCACAGTATGTACATACCTCGTGCCCTAGCACCGCTGCGATCTCAGCGTCGGTGTTGAACTTGTCGAGCAGGCCGGTGTAGACTATGATCTTGCCACCGGGTGCGCACATGGCGTTCACTTGCTTATTGTCGACCACGATTACCTCCCACTTGAACCCGTCGAGATGCTTGATCATTGCCTGCGACGCTCCCCGTGGAGCCTTCTTCTTCGGGCTCAGCGCCGCGTCGCCGGCGCATGTTTCTCCATCAAGGAGCTTATCGTCCTCGTGGCCGGCGAGGCTGCGTCCGGCCGCGCCGATGATCTCCACGGCGATGCTGTTGACACGGACGGAATCAGGGTGGGACGGAGCGAGGACCTTGTCGCCCAGCTCCTTCTTCTCGTTGTTGAACTGCGACTCGCCGAGCTTAAGCTCTCCCGAGTGCGTGAGGACGACGAAGTGGCGGCGGTTTGTGTAGGGCACGGTCTCGAAGGTGCCGTAGCAGATCGTGACCACCACACCGCCGACGATGACGACCCCCGCGATGACTATCTGGACTTTCACCTCGTTAGAACTTCTTGGTCGCCTGGAGGAGTAGTACCGTGGGCGTGGGACCGCTGGCGCATGCGGCGACGGCGGTGGTCGACGGACGAGAGAGTCACGGCCGGGCGATTTCAGGGCCTCGTGAGATCGCCGCGTTGACGGCGCGTGGTAGTAGCGCCTGGCGGTCGGCAGCGGCGGAACAGTCGTTCGGGCGGCGGGCTTGGGCCGGAGTAGCCCGGACAGCGCAGGGCGCAGATTCCTGATCAAGGCGCTCATGTTCTCTCAGTTAGTCTTGGGGATGGGCGCTCTTGGATCCGTATCGTACTAGCGTCTACGTCTTGGGGATGGGCGTTTATTAGGGTTGCGATCGGTCTTGGTCTCGGTCAAGTCTGCCATCAGCAATGCTACATCGACATAGATTTACAGAGCTTTACAGGGTGAGATTGATTTGtgattggactaaggggagggaggggccccacccacctgaaaatcagggggggcatgTTTAGTTGGTTAGAAAGGATCTTGTAAAGGCATGTGAGACCCAGCATTTTTGGTCTGCGATCGAGGGAGATTAAGTCGTTAAGTTTTCTTTTGTCAAAACAAAAGTCGTTAAGTTTTCTCGCATAGGAAGGAGTCCCTCCTCCGATTCTAGCTAGCTAGTACCATAGGGGTCAAAATTTCAACCAAAATCCGAAATTCCGGTGATTTCGGTCGGCGTCAAAATATCCGTAACCTTGGGATTTTGAGCCAACTTTAAACTAATTTCAACCCAAATTCAAATTCAATCAAAATCCATTTAAATTATGTGAATTGCGATACATGGAATCCCCCAAAAAATAAATCTCTCAAATATCAAAACTTGGGTGAGGTCCGATTTTTTTTTCTTACTGGATTTTTCAACCTTCACTACCAGAAAAATGTTTTACTCCGAGTGCGTGGCAGCTCGCCGAGTTCTTTTCCGCAGGCACTCGTcaaataagtactccctccatcctaaagtaagtgactcaactttgtattaattttagtataaagttagtacaaaattgagtcatttattttgggacggagggagtatatatttgcTTATTTGGCGAGTGCTTCCCAAAATAAGCCCGGCAAAAGTAAGACACTTGAAACCTACCAAGTGTTGCCAAGTACGCCACCAAATACACTTAGCAATGGACTAACAATATGCAAAGTACGTGAAAAATGTAGCAGCCCTACTTAATGGTAATGTATCCTATATACATACCTTTTTTGCGGGAATTCTATATATACCTAAAAGAGGAGCCAAAGTCTTTTCTAGCGGAGCATGTACCGGGTAAATATCTGCCTTCATTAGCTTCAAGGTCCTTGCTTTTTGGACTCATATGCTTGTGGTATTCTGTGTATTTGCTTTGCCTTTTACTCCTACGTGGTATAGAAAATGAATGTCACATAAGAGGAGGAGGGTCCCACCACCTTTTGTGCCAGAGAGAAGGACGTAATGTGCATGGATGACTCTGCCATTATCCATCCCTCTCCCATGGAAAATTGTAGCAttaattttctttgtgttttccgTATCTGTTAAACCAGAATTTGgttttgatttttttaatatttGGAATCTCGAACTGTAGATATAATGCGGACCGAAATATGAAACTGAAATGCAACTATATATATAATGTGGGATAAAAATATGAAATTGAAATTGAAAATTCAGACCGCGTCCATTTGAATTTCCAAACCAATTTCACTACCACGTCCATTTCATCTCCCACATATTTTAATTAATGTGAGATTGAAATATGAAAATGAATTTTCACCTCACTATATCATTCAGCCATGTACCTTGGTctatgctttatctataaagcaggGTGAGAGCCTATTTCGAAAGAGTACCCAATGACCCATGTGGGTAGGGGACAGAACAAGGTAGCTCACACACTTGCTCAAATGGGTAGATTATCTACTCGTACTGCCGTCTGGCTCCGCCATGGACTTGTTTGACGTATAAATCTATTGCCTAGTCTCTTTCATAAGATTGGTTTTTTGATTGCATTAGCTAGAGCATGCGCTTTTACATGGTATTAGAGCCAAgaagtcttgagttcaagacccggctggcgtaATTAAATTGTAGTCCACTTTCGATCCACGTTTAGGCCGGAAGGAGCCACATGTGAGAAGGAGTGTTGACGTATGAATGTATTGGCCAGTCTCTTTCATGAGGTCGGTCGTTTGGTTGCATTGACTAAAGCATGCACTTCTACTAAACCAGAGGAGATTTGCAATCTTTGTAAGAGAATTGTAAAGAACCACCTTGATTAAATGAAATTCTGTATTTACGCAAAAAAAAAGCCATTCATCTCATGTGTAACTTTGAGaggacatcaagatcatgacaagCCTCGGAGGTGAAAAGATTATTATCAAACTGTTGAACCATACCTTTGATTTCGCCTTGTGAGTCTCAAGAAGAACCATCATCACGCAGTAGAGGATCAAGTGTTGGAGTTAATCACGACATGCAATTCTGTGGCCGGCTTGGACTTGGAGACAGTAATCGTGTAGAAATAGTATTGGCTAGGTTAACTAATACTACTCGAAAGGAAAACACGATAGCCCAACCCCGCACCTTTCCCCTCCCCTCCAAGGAAATATCCAAGCCCTAGTGCCTTCCCCGTCATGGCGGCCGGACCACAACGCTCCTCCCCTCCTCCGCCACCACCCATGCCTCCGGCTGAACGCCGCCACCGCGACGACCAACCAgagcgctgggttgaagactctgaCTCCAAACGCCCCGAGGAAGATCAACAAACGGCCACTCCAAACCCTGGACCATCCCCAGTGCAACACACTGAGGAAAATCAGCGGGCACCTCGACAGACGCCCACTCCAAACCCTAACATCAGCGGTGAGAGCCATAGGAATGATTATTTCAACCCATACTCGTCGGTGTCTATCTCTGTTCTTCTCGCATCTCATTGTTCATCGCCAAAGGACTACTACAAAAATAGCATGAGCAAAattctttttcagaaaaaaattATATGTGTATTTCTTGGCCTCCAATTTGTCAATCACTTACTAATTGAGTGGATTTTCAGAAAATAATACATATTATTGATATGATATGGTTGCCAGTTGGCCACTGCATCGAAATGGTGAGGACAACCACGAGAGAATTTATGAGTCCGAAAATttagtaacccccccccccccccccccccccgccgccttaAACAGTACCATCAAATCGCACATGTTTTATTGCCTGCACCCAACGATGAAATCATGGACATCAACCCGAAATAAGAAACTATCAACTGAAATCGACATCCTCTTCTTTTCAGAAGAAAAAGGTAAAAGAAATCAACCGTTGAGTATTGACAAAAAAAATGACGAATCATTCACTTTCTCCATTTCTTGCTCTTGCTTCTCTGTACAATGCCATCGCCTTCTCCATGACCTTGGGCTCCGCTAAAAGCCGCGATCTTTTCTCGCTGGAAGGATGAGTATTTTTGTACTGTTCCAATGCCGATGTGTTCCCACTGATCTTTCCTAGCTTCTCGTAGAAGCCAGGCGCTACGCGTGGATCGAAACCAGCAGCTGCGAGCAGCAGGATTCCGATGTGATCTGCCTCTATCTCCATCCTACATAGGCAACATTTATATATCGACCATGAAGAACAACTTTAACAAGGAAATAATTCTAAATCAACATGAACGATGTGAAAATATATACTTTCGTGAGAAGGGCAAAGTGAGTAGGTATTCGGTCAGATCATTGACCATCTTTGAGTCATCAGTGTCGATAGTCATTAACGCCTGCAGAATGGCAGTCCACATGTTCTTGGTGAACGTCTCGGCAATGTGCCTTGCAATAACGTGTGCAATCTACAAAAGACAAAATGCAACAGCCACGTCAGTTGGGAGATCCATCATCCGAGCCCAATAGGGCAACCGAACATTATTCCTGACTACCTACCTCGTGCCCTAGCACCGTGGCAATCTCAGCATCAGTGTTGAAGTGGTGGAGCAACCCGGTGTAGACTACGATCTTGCCACCGGGCAAGCACATTGCATTCACCAGCTTATCGTCGACGACGATTACCTCCCACTTGAGCTCGTCGAGATGCTTCGTCATCGGCTGCCCTCCCCAAACCTTCCTTGGCTTCTTCTTCTGCGCTGCATTGGAGCTCCAAATTGCTTCGTCAAGTAGCTTACCATTGTCATCGCTGGCGAGGCCGCGGCGGGCAGCGTCGATTATCTTGGTGGAGATGCCGGTGACGCGGACGGTATCCGGGTGGGACGTGGGGAGGACTTTCTTGCCCAGCTCCTTCTTGAGGCTGGCAAACTGCGACTCGCCGAGGTTGCGCTCTTCCTCGGACGAGATGATGAG
Above is a window of Triticum aestivum cultivar Chinese Spring chromosome 6B, IWGSC CS RefSeq v2.1, whole genome shotgun sequence DNA encoding:
- the LOC123139747 gene encoding mitochondrial metalloendopeptidase OMA1-like — protein: MSIFIRKLRPSLSGLLRSKPAVPTPVPPSPTARRYYHAPCTRRSHDALQSSGRGVLFRPNPVLGRRPPPSQLAIPRYYSYRRKRSSADEAVRTVMAVVMLVGGVVITIRHGTIETVPYTNRHHLLIISSEEERNLGESQFASLKKELGKKVLPTSHPDTVRVTGISTKIIDAARRGLASDDNGKLLDEAIWSSNAAQKKKPRKVWGGQPMTKHLDELKWEVIVVDDKLVNAMCLPGGKIVVYTGLLHHFNTDAEIATVLGHEIAHVIARHIAETFTKNMWTAILQALMTIDTDDSKMVNDLTEYLLTLPFSRKMEIEADHIGILLLAAAGFDPRVAPGFYEKLGKISGNTSALEQYKNTHPSSEKRSRLLAEPKVMEKAMALYREARARNGESE